A stretch of the Sinorhizobium alkalisoli genome encodes the following:
- a CDS encoding NAD(P)/FAD-dependent oxidoreductase codes for MKYVSYWHDTAPAFAGAVQGLVEGHYDVAIIGGGFTGLGAARQLAKAGAKVVVLEAERVGWGASGRNGGHLNNGLAHSYLTAKKELGKERAIALYKALDDSIDTIEALIAEEGIECNFRRAGKLKLASKPQHFETIARNFEAVNAEVDADTALLRAHELKDEVGAPFFGAMLSKKSAMMHMGRYVVGLADAASRHGATIFEHAAVTDHRRAGGRHELKTARGSVTADQVLVATGAYTPSAFGYFRRRIIAIGSFIIATRPLTAAEVEATMPGNRTCVTSKNIGNYFRLSPDNRLIFGGRARFSATSDQRSDARSGAILKASLAEIFPQLANVEVDYCWGGLVDVTKDRYPRAGYQDGVWYAMGYSGHGAQLSTHLGMIIADAILDRPDRNPLKGLDWPAVPGHFGKPWFLPLVGMYYRMLDRIQ; via the coding sequence ATGAAATACGTTTCCTATTGGCACGACACCGCCCCGGCCTTTGCCGGGGCCGTGCAGGGCCTGGTCGAAGGCCATTACGACGTCGCCATAATCGGCGGCGGCTTCACCGGCCTGGGCGCGGCCCGTCAACTCGCCAAGGCCGGCGCGAAGGTAGTCGTGCTGGAGGCGGAAAGGGTCGGTTGGGGCGCCTCCGGCCGCAATGGCGGGCATCTGAACAATGGCCTCGCACACAGCTATCTGACGGCAAAGAAGGAGCTCGGAAAGGAGCGGGCGATCGCCCTCTACAAAGCGCTCGACGATTCGATCGACACGATCGAGGCGTTGATTGCCGAAGAGGGAATAGAGTGCAATTTCCGGCGGGCCGGCAAGCTGAAGCTCGCTTCGAAGCCCCAACACTTCGAGACGATTGCCCGTAATTTTGAAGCGGTGAACGCTGAGGTGGACGCCGATACTGCTCTGCTCAGAGCGCATGAACTCAAAGATGAGGTGGGCGCCCCCTTCTTCGGGGCGATGCTTTCGAAGAAGAGCGCGATGATGCATATGGGCCGCTATGTCGTCGGTCTCGCCGACGCGGCGAGCCGTCATGGCGCGACGATCTTCGAGCACGCGGCGGTTACCGATCATCGGCGCGCCGGCGGCCGCCATGAACTGAAGACCGCACGGGGGAGCGTGACCGCCGACCAGGTGCTGGTCGCCACCGGCGCCTATACGCCCTCGGCTTTCGGTTATTTCCGGCGCCGCATCATCGCGATTGGCAGCTTCATCATCGCCACCCGGCCGCTGACGGCGGCGGAGGTCGAAGCGACGATGCCCGGTAACCGCACCTGCGTCACGTCGAAGAATATCGGAAATTATTTTCGGCTTTCCCCGGACAATCGACTGATCTTTGGCGGTCGCGCCAGGTTTTCTGCCACATCGGACCAGCGGTCAGATGCAAGGAGCGGTGCGATCCTGAAGGCGAGCCTTGCGGAGATCTTTCCGCAACTCGCCAATGTCGAGGTCGATTATTGCTGGGGCGGGCTTGTCGACGTGACCAAGGACCGATATCCGCGCGCCGGCTATCAAGATGGAGTCTGGTATGCCATGGGCTATTCCGGCCATGGCGCGCAGCTTTCGACCCATCTCGGCATGATCATTGCCGACGCCATTCTCGATCGGCCGGACCGCAATCCACTGAAGGGCCTCGATTGGCCGGCTGTACCGGGACATTTCGGCAAGCCGTGGTTCCTGCCGCTGGTTGGCATGTACTACAGGATGCTGGACCGGATTCAGTAG
- a CDS encoding haloacid dehalogenase type II produces MTTFRPKYITFDCYGTLTNFQMAEAARDLYSEQLDEPRMAEFIKNFAAYRLDEILGDWKPYAEVVHNSLERTCKRNGIKFRDEAARMVYERVPTWGPHPDVPAGLAKVAKEIPLVILSNAMNSQIMSNVEKLGAPFHKVYTAEQAQAYKPRFKAFEYMLDMLGCGPEDILHCSSSFRYDLMSAHDLGIKNKVWVNRGHEPANPYYGYTEIANISELPGVVGL; encoded by the coding sequence ATGACGACCTTCCGCCCGAAATACATCACCTTCGACTGCTACGGCACGCTGACCAACTTCCAGATGGCGGAGGCCGCTCGTGACCTTTATAGCGAGCAACTGGACGAGCCGCGGATGGCGGAGTTCATCAAGAATTTTGCCGCCTATCGCCTCGATGAGATCCTGGGTGATTGGAAGCCGTATGCAGAGGTCGTGCACAATTCGCTCGAACGCACCTGCAAGCGCAACGGCATAAAATTCCGCGACGAGGCCGCGCGTATGGTCTATGAGCGCGTACCGACCTGGGGGCCGCATCCGGACGTTCCGGCTGGCCTTGCCAAAGTCGCCAAGGAGATTCCGCTGGTCATCCTGTCAAACGCAATGAACTCGCAGATCATGTCCAATGTCGAGAAGCTCGGCGCGCCGTTCCACAAGGTCTATACCGCCGAACAGGCGCAGGCCTACAAGCCGCGGTTCAAAGCCTTCGAATACATGCTGGACATGCTGGGTTGCGGCCCGGAGGACATTCTGCACTGCTCTTCCTCCTTCCGCTACGACCTGATGTCGGCCCATGACCTCGGCATCAAGAACAAGGTGTGGGTGAACCGCGGTCACGAGCCGGCCAATCCCTATTACGGCTATACCGAGATCGCCAACATCTCGGAACTGCCGGGCGTCGTCGGTCTCTGA
- a CDS encoding glutathione S-transferase family protein, which translates to MKLFYHPLSGHAHRARLFLSLLGIEHELVLVDLARKEHKEPDFLKLNPFGQVPVLDDGGTIVCDSNAILVYLAKKTGRADWLPEDPAGAAAIQRWLSVAAGQIAHGPAQARLINVFKAPYRADEAMQRSHAILSLVDSELDGRAWIAADRPTIADVALFSYVARAPEGGVDLQPYSNIRTWLERVEALPGFVDFQKTPVGLTA; encoded by the coding sequence ATGAAGCTCTTTTACCATCCACTCTCCGGCCATGCTCATCGCGCCCGGCTTTTCCTCTCGCTGCTCGGCATCGAACATGAGCTCGTGTTGGTTGATCTCGCCAGGAAAGAGCACAAGGAGCCGGATTTCCTGAAACTCAATCCCTTTGGCCAGGTTCCGGTGCTCGATGACGGCGGTACGATCGTGTGCGATTCCAACGCCATTCTCGTCTATCTCGCCAAGAAGACCGGGCGCGCCGACTGGCTGCCGGAAGACCCTGCAGGTGCGGCCGCCATCCAGCGCTGGCTTTCCGTCGCGGCCGGGCAGATTGCCCATGGCCCGGCGCAGGCGCGCCTCATCAACGTGTTCAAGGCGCCGTATCGGGCCGACGAGGCCATGCAGCGGTCGCACGCCATTCTATCCCTGGTCGACTCGGAGCTCGACGGCAGGGCCTGGATAGCCGCCGATCGGCCGACCATCGCCGACGTTGCGCTCTTCAGCTACGTCGCGCGAGCACCCGAAGGCGGCGTGGACCTTCAACCCTATTCGAATATCCGCACCTGGCTCGAGCGCGTCGAGGCCCTGCCAGGTTTTGTCGATTTCCAGAAAACGCCGGTGGGCCTGACAGCTTGA
- a CDS encoding LysR family transcriptional regulator codes for MDRWQAMRIFVQVVDSGGFAQAAKMLHMSPPSVTRAIAALEQQIGTRLLVRTTRSVKLTAAGEGYVADCRRILAEIAEAEANAAGSFTHPAGLLTVTAPALFGRIHVLPVVLDFLDHYPAMQVKTVFVDRVTNLVEEGLDVAIRIAALPSSGLIARRIGSVRQVVCGSPDYFARFGKPQSPEDLTRHRMIGRDGLFGNSEWLFGRDSSIRVPIGARLVVNTNDAAIAAAVAGWGLSRFQSYQVASEIEAGRLDVVLADYEREPVPIHIVHAEGRRVSARIRAFVDFAAERFRRRAGLDARRPPEAPPRYGY; via the coding sequence ATGGACCGTTGGCAGGCTATGCGGATCTTCGTCCAGGTGGTCGATAGCGGCGGATTCGCCCAAGCCGCCAAGATGCTGCATATGAGCCCGCCATCGGTGACGCGGGCGATCGCCGCACTGGAACAACAAATCGGCACGAGGCTGCTGGTTCGCACGACGCGGTCGGTGAAGCTGACAGCGGCCGGCGAGGGCTATGTGGCCGACTGCCGCCGCATCCTCGCAGAAATCGCCGAAGCCGAAGCCAATGCGGCGGGCAGCTTCACGCATCCGGCAGGGCTGCTCACGGTCACGGCGCCGGCGCTCTTCGGGCGCATCCATGTCCTGCCGGTCGTCCTCGACTTTCTCGATCACTATCCTGCGATGCAGGTGAAGACGGTCTTCGTCGACCGGGTGACCAATCTCGTCGAGGAGGGATTGGATGTGGCGATCCGCATCGCCGCGCTGCCCTCTTCCGGCCTCATCGCGCGCCGCATCGGCTCGGTGCGGCAGGTCGTCTGCGGCTCGCCAGACTACTTCGCCCGCTTCGGAAAGCCCCAAAGTCCGGAGGATCTCACACGCCACCGGATGATCGGCCGCGATGGTCTTTTTGGAAATTCCGAATGGCTGTTTGGACGCGACAGCAGCATACGGGTCCCGATCGGCGCTCGCCTCGTCGTCAATACCAATGACGCGGCGATCGCCGCCGCCGTTGCAGGCTGGGGATTATCCCGCTTTCAGTCCTACCAGGTAGCGTCGGAAATCGAGGCCGGCCGGCTCGATGTCGTGCTTGCCGATTACGAGCGCGAGCCGGTGCCGATTCACATCGTGCACGCGGAAGGCCGCAGAGTCTCGGCTCGCATACGTGCCTTCGTGGATTTCGCGGCGGAGCGTTTCCGCCGCCGCGCGGGCCTCGATGCGCGGCGGCCGCCGGAAGCGCCGCCTCGGTACGGCTACTGA
- a CDS encoding pyridoxamine 5'-phosphate oxidase family protein: MQNPALAPSPWHKGEIALQRLVGVETRMNEVGRRVVRDHLIDQHREFYSLLPMVVLGAVEPNGDVWATLRFGYPGFLRAPDAHTLNVELAREPADPAEPGMEDGAALGLLGIDLGTRRRNRLNGTIARQGRGFELAVGQSFGNCPKYIQLRQARFTRDPADPPALPPRWSFRLDETARGVIARADTFFVATYADPDVGRQVDVSHRGGRSGFIRLGKDGWLTIPDFPGNHFFNTLGNIVLNGRAGLAFPDFQTGGLLQMTGEAELLFEHPDDEPLEGAERYWRFRPRRIVWRADAVPIRYDFAEWSPYTLATGIW, translated from the coding sequence ATGCAGAACCCCGCCCTCGCACCTTCTCCCTGGCATAAAGGGGAGATCGCCCTGCAGCGCCTCGTCGGTGTGGAAACCCGTATGAACGAGGTCGGGCGCCGGGTCGTGCGCGATCACCTGATCGATCAGCATCGTGAATTCTACTCGCTTCTGCCGATGGTGGTACTCGGTGCCGTCGAGCCCAACGGCGACGTCTGGGCAACACTGCGGTTCGGCTACCCGGGTTTCCTCCGGGCGCCGGACGCCCATACCCTGAACGTCGAACTCGCCAGGGAGCCAGCGGATCCCGCCGAGCCGGGCATGGAAGATGGTGCCGCGCTCGGCCTGCTTGGGATCGATCTCGGCACGCGTCGCCGCAATCGGCTGAACGGAACCATTGCGCGTCAGGGCCGAGGCTTCGAACTCGCCGTCGGGCAGAGCTTCGGCAATTGTCCCAAATATATCCAGCTCAGACAGGCCCGCTTCACCCGGGATCCGGCGGATCCGCCGGCGCTGCCACCCAGATGGAGCTTCCGGCTTGACGAGACAGCCCGCGGCGTCATTGCACGAGCAGACACGTTTTTCGTGGCCACCTACGCCGATCCCGATGTCGGGCGCCAAGTGGACGTCTCCCATCGCGGCGGCCGCTCCGGATTCATCCGCCTCGGCAAGGACGGGTGGCTGACAATCCCGGATTTCCCCGGCAACCACTTCTTCAATACGCTCGGCAATATCGTACTGAACGGGCGCGCCGGGCTGGCCTTTCCGGATTTCCAGACCGGCGGGCTCCTGCAGATGACCGGCGAGGCGGAGCTCCTGTTCGAGCACCCTGATGACGAACCATTGGAGGGTGCCGAACGCTACTGGCGCTTTCGTCCCCGTCGCATCGTGTGGCGGGCCGACGCGGTGCCGATCCGCTACGATTTTGCCGAATGGTCGCCATACACGCTGGCGACCGGGATCTGGTAG
- a CDS encoding NAD-dependent succinate-semialdehyde dehydrogenase, whose product MDNLRDSNLFRQTGLIAGNWAKARSGEVVEVIDPASQAVLGTVPDMGKAETRAAIEAANTAFGPWKKKTHAERAALLERWHALMIENLEDLALLLTLEQGKPLDESRAEIRYGASFVKWFAEEARRIGGHTIPSPTPDRRIVVLKEAVGVCAIITPWNFPNAMITRKVAPALAAGCTVVIKPSEFTPFSALALGVLAERAGIPAGVINIVTGMPTAIGNEFMANETVRKISFTGSTRVGSLLMRGAADSVKRLSLELGGNAPFIVFDDADLDLAVEGAIASKFRNGGQTCVCANRILVQAGVYDAFAEKLGARVNAMKVGPGTQPGIAIGPMINTAAIEKIDRHVEDALAKGAKVTARGNAVPDGRQYTAPIVLTGATTDMLLASEETFGPVAPLFRFETEEEAIAIANGTPYGLAAYFFTESLKRSWRVGEALEFGMIGLNTGAISTEVAPFGGVKQSGLGREGAQAGIEEYLEMKSFHIGGLD is encoded by the coding sequence ATGGACAATTTGAGGGATAGCAATCTCTTCCGCCAGACGGGCCTGATCGCCGGAAATTGGGCAAAGGCCAGGTCGGGCGAGGTCGTCGAGGTGATCGATCCGGCCAGTCAGGCGGTCCTCGGGACCGTCCCGGACATGGGGAAGGCCGAAACTCGCGCGGCGATCGAGGCGGCGAACACTGCCTTCGGCCCCTGGAAGAAGAAGACGCATGCCGAACGGGCCGCCCTGCTCGAGCGCTGGCATGCGCTGATGATCGAAAATCTCGAGGACCTGGCACTGCTCCTGACCCTCGAGCAGGGTAAACCGCTCGATGAGTCGCGCGCCGAGATCCGGTATGGCGCATCCTTCGTCAAGTGGTTCGCCGAGGAAGCGCGCCGCATCGGCGGCCACACGATCCCCTCGCCCACACCGGACCGCCGCATCGTCGTGCTCAAGGAAGCTGTCGGCGTCTGCGCCATCATCACGCCCTGGAATTTCCCGAACGCGATGATCACCCGCAAGGTGGCGCCTGCCTTGGCGGCCGGTTGCACCGTAGTGATCAAGCCGTCGGAATTCACGCCGTTTTCGGCGCTTGCCCTTGGCGTTCTTGCCGAGCGCGCCGGCATTCCGGCCGGCGTCATCAACATCGTTACCGGCATGCCGACGGCGATCGGCAACGAGTTCATGGCGAACGAGACGGTACGCAAGATCTCCTTCACCGGCTCGACGCGCGTCGGGTCGCTGTTGATGCGCGGCGCTGCCGACAGCGTCAAGCGTCTCTCCCTCGAACTCGGCGGTAACGCCCCGTTCATCGTCTTCGACGATGCCGATCTCGACCTCGCCGTCGAAGGCGCGATCGCCTCGAAGTTCCGCAATGGCGGCCAGACCTGCGTCTGCGCCAACCGCATCCTGGTGCAGGCCGGCGTCTACGACGCCTTCGCCGAGAAGCTCGGCGCTCGCGTCAACGCCATGAAGGTCGGCCCGGGCACCCAGCCCGGAATTGCGATCGGCCCGATGATCAACACGGCAGCGATCGAGAAGATCGACCGCCACGTCGAGGACGCTCTCGCCAAGGGCGCGAAGGTTACGGCGCGCGGCAACGCTGTACCGGACGGCAGGCAGTATACGGCTCCGATTGTCTTGACCGGCGCAACGACGGACATGCTGCTCGCAAGCGAAGAGACCTTCGGCCCCGTCGCCCCGCTCTTCCGCTTCGAAACGGAAGAAGAGGCAATCGCCATTGCCAACGGCACACCCTACGGTCTCGCCGCCTATTTCTTCACGGAGAGCCTGAAGCGCTCCTGGCGCGTTGGGGAAGCGCTCGAATTTGGCATGATCGGCCTCAACACCGGCGCGATCTCGACCGAAGTCGCGCCCTTCGGCGGCGTCAAGCAGTCGGGGCTCGGGCGCGAGGGCGCCCAGGCCGGCATCGAGGAATATCTCGAAATGAAGAGCTTCCATATCGGCGGGCTGGATTAA